The genomic interval TTTCCTTATTTCATGATTAGGAAAATTCCTGAGCATTAATGACGCCAATCATGATCCACATCTAAGAATTGGAAAGTCCATCTTCAAAAAACCGACGACTCTGTGTGTCAAAGGCGGCCCCAACCCAATccgaattatatatatatatagaggtgTACATTTCCAAAAAAACTGGCAGTTATTTTTCTCCTTTTAACAAATTAATGTTTTGTTCACAATGAGCAGAATGAATTAATCCATTGtgcagaaaaaaatattattattattttgctaTCCAAAATCTCAAGGCAGCTGCCCGGAATGTGCCACCAGAGAGTTGAACTGCACCCATTTCCCTAAAGGGGACCCATGCAACGGTACTGTAGATGAAAACAGGGAATACTGTAACAGGTTCAAAGGTATGTATAGGCCTACCTCAAACTGGTGGGAAGAAACaaagtattaaagtaaactTGGAGTTAAGAGTAAGAGTTAGAGTTGGTCTTTGTTGTGCGTGCTAATTGTGATGGGTGTAATCGGTTTCCATCTGGACCCTATGTCCATActgctttgttgttgttgttgttgttgttgttgtttaggtATGAGTGGCGGTGCTTACTACTTCTTCAACATACAAACCAATGGATCAAGCAACTGCTATATTTGTAAAAATAGAGGGATGAGACCTGGACAAGAAATATCTGAAAATCTGTTCACTGACGAGGGACCTGACCCTGCTGAGGCAGCGTAAGAACCCTATTAAAGTGTGGACATATAGCCATGTTGTATTTATGCACAggcttttataaaaaaataataataatgatattaataataataatgataaggaTAATAATAgtagtgataataataatgatattagTTCTAATGATAATTTTATCCCATTTCTTTGTTACAGGAAATTTATGAATAATTTGGACTCGTACCTTCCTAAGATGAATGAGTCTTCGGCTCTCGTGTCCATTGGTGCCACCAAGGGCATCATGGTGAAACAAGATGAGCTTGAAATCGACGAGATCGGTGGGGTCTCTGTTGGCTATGGCTGTGGGGAAAATAACGATTTGCTAGTGAGTGTGCCTATTAAGATTCGTCCTTTCGCATTGATGTAACTGTTAAGGTTATTCGTCTATTAGGTTCCTATAATGTTAATTTTTTGTTATTAGAAAATCAtatgaaataaaaaattcagTGGTGAAAACATAGTTCTAAACTTTTAGATTGGAAGTTACATTTCTTACAGTATTTCACATTCACAATCTGTCATGCAAAATGTACATCAATGTAATCCTAATCCATATACATTAAAGTTATTTTTATTGCCCTGTGCTTTGCCCCACAAAACCCTATCCCATTGACAATTTACCTGTGACATTTCATCAGATTGCTGATGATGAAAAAGATCTATCTACCTGTGCAGGATCTGTTTTGATCTCAAAAGAAGCATTTCAAGATGCATACATACGGAACGCCACTGTTCCGTTTGCAGGTATTTTCAGATTCAACAATATGGATaaggtaaaaagaaaaacaaatacaataaacCGACGAGATGTAAAATGTATGTAATGTGTTATTTttctattcatgtttttttttccgttCACAGGATGAGTTGAACAGCGGTGTCTTGCTCAACCAGGTCATAGCAATTGACATGGGGACTGCCATAACCAATCTCAGCGacagaattaaattaaatttcaGGAGTGGGACAGAGGTAGGCCATGAAGGGtgcttaaaaaaataagaaaagatcttgaatttattcattttaaatgttttatttctaGGAAGGGATACCATCTTGTCGTTCGTGGAATGGTGaaggtattttattttgttctccACTCTACTTTCATTCAGATATTCCTGCATAATTTTTTTCCGAAAGCTTTAAAATACATTCTGGCAGAAGCATCTGGCACTTGTTATTTAGTGAGATGAAAACATTTTTACTCTACGACCGTGCAGGTAGTCTGCCAAACTGGACAGAGAATGGATGTGACACAATAGTGTCTGGAGACAATGTTTCATGCCAGTGCTCCCACCTGACATTCTTTGCTGTGATCATGGTGGGTTGTTGAGTCTACAAATCAATGTAATTTGTTGGATAGAAAAATTACAAGCACAACAAATTTACCATTTTAACCTGCAATATGTAATGCTTCCTATTAGCAACCTCGATCTTGATTTGCTAGATTAGTAAAGTGATTTCTAGAGAACATTTCCCTGGATGGATTGACCTTTGCTTTAGCACGCTTAATTCTTGAAAAACGTTGTTCTTTCTAGATAATTCAATGGGGTAAATAGCTGCAGTAGAAACTTAACATAGTGCAGGATTAACAACGGGTATCACCACTGTTGCTTATTAACTTGCTTCCCCTCAAAAAATACGGCAATACAATTACAATATAATATGATGCAATGTTTTTACAGTCTCCACTCCACAATACAACCATCTCGGCAGCTGACCTCAGGTCCCTCAACTACATCACCTACATCGGATGTGGCTTGTCGATTTTCTTCCTGGGCATAGCTTTCTTCATGCATTTTGTGATGAGGTAACCATAGTGATTGCATATTAATGACTGGCCGTTATAGATTTGATAAAATGTTGAGAAAGTAAAATAAGTTGTTATATAAgtcattataatataataactaaAATAGTTCAGACAGTTTTAACATTGATATGCATGGCATGGAGAGTGGGTTGAACTTAAAACACACTAAAAACATTCTGAAGCcaccaaaaataataatagtaatgttttGATAGTGTaacaaaatatgaaaacatatttttgtttctATGATATCAATGATAACTACATCACTAACAATGAATGGTAGCTAAATGTAAATAGTGTTAATCCCCTTCAGACCATTGTGGCTGTCTGGTATGTAAATGTGGAACATATGGAAATTATGGATGTTACGGCCACCCTTACAACACGGCTCGCGATCCGGCGGCCCGCAACgtattaaagggacactatgtaatattttgagtaatttattacctcaaatcaacatattcattcataaataagtcctcattggtgtaaaattatctctgccaaaaatctcacttatcctcctgagcgaagaataattaatattaatatcaatatggttacataggacgggtaagcttcatggaggcttccattttcttccggtctatgagctgccgagagggtcaaaaagcactacgtcgtacaggaattgcaaacgcgttttcactctgagccagcgtgacggtggaacagagcttagtttagcgagttttaccggcaaatttgaacatgcaccgcatttgtttgaaagacaatagttatgccacgccacaggagaaggaatcatctacgccaaaaaaacgacgatgtgtaagcatgtataacatggttttccatggcaacgagatgggcgctcctatgtttgagcgacttgtcattgaaaggctactttattacatatttaatttactttttcatatttttgtcgagtttaaatcgtgacaatattcttatgacttatggatactgtcaaatgcgtcggaggaattcaaaagccattcttcatcaagttatggaggtttattctctgctggggtcaccacgtatccaaatccaccaagacgcactcacgctagagcggaccttctggagcttcaactcgcttgccagacagttgatttatcacccgaataactggatttcataccaacaactctgataaagaagacaatacggaggaaaagaagatcgagaggaggaattaggaacaggataggagacgaggaaataAACTTGTTGCCGACtggggcgactaactggcggcgcgtacagtcgcagcggcccctcttgagatctgtgagattgagattgaatgtgtgagacgtcctacgaacgtagtttatgacagggaaacaatattaaacattaggacattgagagcgagtaacatcactggcattcgctggcatctggacatactacgcaaacacactaacggacactgtgacaccgtgcccgcaactgcccggaggaggaagcagcagagacgggttggacgtaaacaaactgaacagcttctttcagctcctaccctccaagaaacgctatcgcagcttaagatgctccacgaccaggctgcggaacagcttcctacctcaagctgtcaggatgctcaatgcaccagcgtcccagatcttctcactggactttatttattatttatttattatttatttatttattcatcattgggacgtttgtttgtttgtttgtttgtttgaaatgtatgttgatcttgatccgtgagaaacgccttctcgttttgttgttcaatcaacaaaatgacaataaatttgatttgatttgatttgatttgtccagttgtccacgaacctcatcatcactcgaatgactcgatgaggtagcctagtaggtgtcatgtcacagcttcttggcacatactgcccaccgtagtttttggacaagcgagcactattagtttgaatgcaatataaaattgtaccactagatgggagtaatttttacacagtgtccctttaagaatACATAGACCAAAGTTCCCGATCACATCAGTGGTGACGTTTATTTCACAGAACTTCCAACAAAAAGGACactcattaaagaaacaaaaaggttggacgaagcctgggccagccacgcattgggccgtcgaagccagcacttcctccctacagttcccatcctccgctatataaaacaaatacgAAAACAAATAGCAGTCCTCCAAGCAGGATTCAAAAGGCAGCTCGGGTCAGCGTGAAGACGCCAGAATGAGAGACCCCATCGGGAGCACAGGCCACGCCTTAAGTAGccgtagctccacccccaggaatcgggaacacctgcgaggaaagaagagaatagagcgggtggaacaagaagaaaaaggggaggcgcgtaacacctccaccctaagtTAGTGTTTTCCTCTAGTTTAGTTTttcccaaacaaaaaaaacagaaaacaaggaAAACACAACAATCTCAGACACTGATTTACAAGCGCGACAACGCATCTGCTACCACGTGATCCTTGCCTCGAATATGCTTAATAACTACgttgaaggcctggaggaaaaTGCTCCAACGCATCAGCCTTTGCCCAACCGGTCAAACACCTCACTTAACTGCTCCATGTGATCCTGCCAGGTATCAGAATGAACCACCACATCATCCAAATAGGCTTCGCACCCAGATACACCCGACAAGACCGTGTTCGCTAACCTTTGGAACGTAGCGGGCGCATTACGCATCCCGAAAACCATCACCTTGTACTGCAAGAAATCATCAGGCGTTACGAAGGCTGAGATTTCCTTCGCACGTTCCGGCTTTGTCACATTGTTCACTTTTCGGAAGTCAGTACAGAAACGATCTGACTTATCTGCCTTGTCAACTAAGAGACAGGGCGAACTCCACGAGCTCAAACTGGGCTCAGCAATCCCGTGCTCCAGCATGTACCCAACTTCCTTCTTAAGACGGCGCCGCTTGTCCGGGTTCACCCGGTAGGCATGCTGCTTGATTGGTGGAGAACCGCCTACATCAATATCATGCTGCAGAACTGAGGTACAGGAAGGAACATCAGAAAACAACTCAGAGCGTGAAAAGATCAAACCTGCAACATCAGCGCGTTGAAGGTCAGGTAGGTGAGCCAAATGAGCGTCCAGCTCAGTCAACATTTCAGAGTTCTTTAACCTCCCCTGCACTAGTGCTTTGGACGGAACCTCCAGATCAtcctcccccgtccccagcGCAATCCCGACCCCGACACTTCCAAGGCTGCACACCGCCAAAGTACAGGCGGAGCCGGGTTTAGCGACACCGTCGGCCACCTCCTCAGACACGAGCGAACCACGCCCTTCGAACACTTCAGCAAAGCTTACCTCCCCAACCTCTCCAGACGACGACTGGCCAGACATAGGTGTAGCAGTCACATCCACAAAACTGCCAGAGAGACCAACTTCATCGTCCAAGGGCCGGTGTTTTCCCATCGCACGGGTTACGGCACACGCAGCAAAAACTCCAGGATACTTCTGAGCCAAACTATCGTTACTCTCCGTAACCATAGGAACCACCGTCACTTCAGGTTTTACCAACACCCTGCCCCCAGCTAGATCATTTCCCAAAAGAAAGGACACTCCTTCAATCGGGAAACAGGGACGAACACCGACAACCACCGGACCGGTCACCAAATCTGACTCGAGGTAGACTGTATGCAACGGTGACCCCATGCACTGCATCCCAAAACCACGGACAATTACACTTGAACCCACACCGGACGCACTAGAAAGGGGCAAAATATCACTCAGAATAAACGACTGGGACGCTGCTGTATCCCTCAGAATAGTCACCGGCACTCTACTCCCCCCCTGAGTTAAAGACACTTCCCCCCTCATCAAGAATGGTGCATATACGTCCAGCTCTGAATCCCGACACTCAGGAGTCACCTCCGGCTTAGGTCTAACCGATCGTACACAAACCACAGTTTTCGTAGGTTGCCTATCCCCCTGCAGAGCATAACAACTAGCGATCAGGTGCCCAGGCTTCTTACAATAGTAGCACACTGGACGCTCCCTTGTGCCCTTATCTTCCCTAACGGGCTTCTCCTCACCGACCGAAGCGCCGTGTCTACCCGACTGGACAGAAACCCCGTGATCGCTTTTAGCATGCCGCTCTTGCGGCACAGTTCTTTCAAACACAAGCTTATGTGTAAGTGCGTACTCGTCAGCAAGGACCGCAGCGTCGGACAGCGAGATAGTTTTATTCTCATTAAGATAGGTGGTAATCTTCTCAGGCAAGCAGTTCTTAAACTCTTCCACCAGCACCAAAGCTCTGAGATCACCCAAAGTCTGCACCCCTTGTGACAAACACCACCGATCAAAAAAAACCTCCTTCTCCCGAGCAAATTCCACATAAGCTTGCGTCTCCAGCCTTCTATGCCGACGGAACCTTTGGCGATATGCCTCCGGCAAAAGCTCATATGCCTTCAGAACGGCAGCTTTTACCAAGTAAAAGTCCAGACTGCTCTCAGAGGACAACGCCGCGTAAACCTCCTGCGCTTTCCCagtcaacacacactgcagcaacACCGTCCACAAATCCCTAGGCCACTTCATCGTGGTTGCAATACGctcaaaaagaataaaaaacgtATCCACGTCTTTCTCAGAGAATACCGGCAAAAGGCGAATGTGTCTAGTCACATCAAAAGCAGCGCTTTCCCAGTGTGTACGCCCACCTGTTGAGGGAGATGGCACAGCCACGCCAATCTCCAGCTCAAGTTCCTTCAACCGCACCACACGCTTCGTCTCCTCCTCAAGCTTCCTCACCTCGAAATGGCaggtcatctccttctcctttaaAGAAATCTCCTTCTCTCGCAAAGAGGAGGAAATTTCCGCCTCTCTCAACGAGGAGGaaatctccctctccttcaattCCAGCCTACGCAACTCCAGCTCAAGCTCCTTCATTCTTATCTGCTCGTTGAACCCCACCTCATCAGGTTCACGAGGGGAAATAGCGCCCTGCGCTGCCAATACACCCTGTTCAACCAAAACAGACAAAAGTCGTTCCTTAATTACTGGCTTCCTGCCGTACTTACTCACATCGACACTGTATCTCCCCGCAATGAGCTTTAGGTGTTCTACCGTGCACCCATCCAGTTTTTCAATGGTTGGGTCATCCACAAAACCCTCCAGATCGAACTCCATCTCGACTAAATCAAACCACGCTATCAAACCCCAGTTGACGAGAGAGacgaaaaaaaaatagaacccTACCAACAATGCAAGTGCGATAAACAATAACAATCTTGtatggacgagcccccaaataTGTTACGGCCACCCTTACAACACGGCTCGCGATCCGGCGGCCCGCAACGTATTAAGAATACATAGACCAAAGTTCCCGATCACATCAGTGGTGACGTTTATTTCACAGAACTTCCAACAAAAAGGACactcattaaagaaacaaaaaggttgGACGAAGCCTGGGCCAGCCACGCATTGGGCCGTCAAAGCCAGCACTTCCTCCCTACAGTTCCCATCCTCCgctatataaaacaaatacgAAGACAAATAGCAGTCCTCCAAGCAGGATTCAAAAGGCAGCTCGGGTCAGCGTGAAGACGCCAGAATGAGAGACCCCATCGGGAGCACAGGCCACGCCTTAAGTAGccgtagctccacccccaggaaccgggaacacctgcgaggaaagaagagaatagagcgggtggaacaagaagaaaaaggggAGGCGCGTAACAATAGGTTAGAACATATTAGAACTCAGGTGGAACCTCTGACCTGGTTGTACGGGTTCTGTCAGTGGTTATAAAcaccatccatctatccatctatccccCAACTTCTTACATCCTCCATCACTGGGAGTTAGCTGAGCAGCCCAGATGCTATGCTCCAGAGCTTTCTGGAGGTCAGTGTGACAAAGCTCAAAAGGACAATATCATTGATCTGCAAACAACAAGAATGAAAGCCTTCTGCTACCACACCGGAGTCCCACACTGATTCTGACCACTCTGGGCATTACCCATCCAGCCAATGCCTTGTGACTGCAGAGCTTCCTCATCGCCTCAGTGCTTTCTGCCACTACGTCCCATGAGTTGAGTTCTTGTGCCTCCTTGGAAAACTAATTCTACACTCTAGACTTTATTTGCGCAACCACCACCCCAGCTGCTGCCTTTTTATGACCGAAACGTCTCAGCTTTCAGGAGTACCGCCAGCCGACCAGAACCAGAAGGCCTCTATCTTCCGACTGTTGACCACCAACAGGTTATTGAGTTGCCATAGTGCTTTCAGAATTTAGGTTAGAAACAGGGTCCATTCAGACATCATGTTCCTGACCCTATCCTGGTGAGAGTTGATATCCAATGTTCAAACCGTTCTCCATCAAGCCTTCCTAAGGATCATCCTCACAATGTGCCTGGGATCACCAGGCCTGTCCAGCTGTTTTCCTTGCCATCTGATTTAACCCAGTTATGGATTTACGTTAAGTTAATTTATCATTTATTATCCCTTtttgggggaaattctttctctgcttttgacccatccggtaAACCGgtgaacgcatacacacacacacagaggagtcaCCTtgtcagaggtccacacacatgggggcacaccggcacacCCGGAGTAGTGGGCAGCCGCAGTGCAtcgcccggggagcaggtgggggattcaggtgccttgctcaaggcaTCTGACACCTCGATGTAGGAGAGTGCTGCAcaactactccccccccccccccgtcccccgtccacATTTTTGCCTAACGGTCGGGATTCGAACCAACTCGGTTCAACTCCTTAACCAGTAGGCCACGGATACCCGAGCACTACTTTCCTCTTGGTTGGAGTGTTCAAAACATGACACATAATGAGTTGTTCATCAAGCTTTGTCTCAAGGACCACGTACGCTTTTGTGTACAACCTTGTGGTAAAATGTTTTGGTTTTTATGGTCAAGGCATGGCGAGC from Gadus macrocephalus chromosome 21, ASM3116895v1 carries:
- the adgrg11 gene encoding adhesion G-protein coupled receptor G2 isoform X2; this encodes MSGGAYYFFNIQTNGSSNCYICKNRGMRPGQEISENLFTDEGPDPAEAAKFMNNLDSYLPKMNESSALVSIGATKGIMVKQDELEIDEIGGVSVGYGCGENNDLLIADDEKDLSTCAGSVLISKEAFQDAYIRNATVPFAGIFRFNNMDKDELNSGVLLNQVIAIDMGTAITNLSDRIKLNFRSGTEEGIPSCRSWNGEGSLPNWTENGCDTIVSGDNVSCQCSHLTFFAVIMSPLHNTTISAADLRSLNYITYIGCGLSIFFLGIAFFMHFVMRRTKASKSKEILIQLMIALFLLNLSFLTNTLVANLQSTWSCQAMAAFMHYSMLVTFTWFAMNAFHLWLNFYYGGNISIQRYILKVSVTAWAIPIVLVVTLLILGKYGEIAIASEGHKTTMCWMTDDEIQYIINITYYAVVFLFTFSTLIVLLSWLYLTKTSREENVRMGGSSAGICSVFGLCSTLGVTWGFAFFAHGVLRLPSYYVFTILNSFQGFFLFLYYYKTSEMVFEEESSSSSSQNMTDVTE
- the adgrg11 gene encoding adhesion G-protein coupled receptor G2 isoform X1, which codes for MGVIGFHLDPMSILLCCCCCCCCCLGMSGGAYYFFNIQTNGSSNCYICKNRGMRPGQEISENLFTDEGPDPAEAAKFMNNLDSYLPKMNESSALVSIGATKGIMVKQDELEIDEIGGVSVGYGCGENNDLLIADDEKDLSTCAGSVLISKEAFQDAYIRNATVPFAGIFRFNNMDKDELNSGVLLNQVIAIDMGTAITNLSDRIKLNFRSGTEEGIPSCRSWNGEGSLPNWTENGCDTIVSGDNVSCQCSHLTFFAVIMSPLHNTTISAADLRSLNYITYIGCGLSIFFLGIAFFMHFVMRRTKASKSKEILIQLMIALFLLNLSFLTNTLVANLQSTWSCQAMAAFMHYSMLVTFTWFAMNAFHLWLNFYYGGNISIQRYILKVSVTAWAIPIVLVVTLLILGKYGEIAIASEGHKTTMCWMTDDEIQYIINITYYAVVFLFTFSTLIVLLSWLYLTKTSREENVRMGGSSAGICSVFGLCSTLGVTWGFAFFAHGVLRLPSYYVFTILNSFQGFFLFLYYYKTSEMVFEEESSSSSSQNMTDVTE